Part of the Blastocatellia bacterium genome, TGAGATCATGCAAACGCCTGATGTTAGCCCGCCCAAGACTGAATCTCTTGGGCCTATTTCTCGCAGGAATTGTTCATGGCGCTCGAGCCGACGCCCAAAGAGAATGAAAAACTGATTTCTCAACGAATGAAATGTGACAGCGAATATTTTATCCGCTGGCGCCTTTCATCCGTTGGCGGGATTTTTCGGAGGATTGAATGCCAAACACCCCATTTGACGAATTAAGACGGACAAAAGAGGAAGAATACTTCCGCAAGAAAGAGCAGGAACTGATCGAGAAATTGCGACGCCGCGCCACGCTCCAAGCGGAGCGACGTGAGATGGCCGAAACGAGCGGCATCACCAATGAAGATGTCTTACGCGACTTACAAGACCTCGGCTACACGCGCGAGACGGTCAGTCTTTGGCATCTGGTGCCGTTGTTGTATGTCGCCTGGATTGATGGCGACGTCACCAACCAGGAGCGTGAGCGTCTGCTGGAATTGGCGCGCACACGTGGCATCCAGGAGGGCAGCCCCGCCTATCAACAACTGGTGGATTGGATCAGTCATCGGCCGCCACGAGAATTCTTCGAAGGCACGCTTCGGGCTATTCGACATCTGCTGGCCTCATTACCATCAGGGGAGCAAGAGGCATGTCGGCAGGACCTCGTGGCTTGTGCTACTCAGATCGCTGAAGCGTCTGGCGGTCTGCTGGGGTTGACGCCGAGCATCTCAAAAGCGGAACGGGAACTCATCGAGCGGTTCACCACCGAGCTGGTCAATCATCATCAAGCCGCCGCGCAACAGGTGATGGCCGAATTGAGCTAGAGCCATTTTCCATTGCCTTTGGCCTGGGCGTCGCGCATCCTGCTGCCTCATGCACGCCGGAGCGTGCGCTCCCAGCGATTTTCACAGGAATCGCCCATGAGCGCCGCGCTCGCCACGAAGCATGAAAATACAATTCTTTCGTGAGGCTCGTGTGTTTCGTGGGCGATTTTCAGAGGAGTTGTTCATGTCGCGCGGGACGACGCCCAGAAACGATGAAAAACGCCACAGGCGGGAACGCCTGTGCCACCTTTTCTGAGGACAAAGCGCCGTCGGCGCTTGGCTCTGCCGGCGCACTCCAGGAGAGAGTCAGGAGCGTATGAGAAATCGCTTTGGAGTGCGGCGGCAAGCCCGCGGGGCGCGACGCCGCTTTGGCCTGGTGGGTCGTGTTGGGAGCGAAAGCGCCGTCGGCGCTTGGCTCTGCCGGCGCACTCCAAGATGAAGTCAGGAACCACCCATGAGCGCCGCGCTCGCCACGGCACAGGCAGGAATGCCTATGCTACATTCTCGCACGAGGAACTGAGGAGACGTCAGACGAGTCGTTGCACCTGATCTTCCAGGGACGTCCGTCTACTGACGTCCGACTCACATCGGCATCATCCACAACGGCGCGCCGCTCAGGCCGCGTATCAACTCCAGCTCCATCTCGACACGATCCATTGTGCGGAAGAGCCGGCTGAAGAGGCCGCGGCGGCGCGGCGTGACTTCGATCTTCCGCGGCTTGCCAACTAGATGCGCCAATTCTGCTGCTAATTCGACAGCGCGCTCTAATCCGCCGATTTCGTCCACCAAGCCTAATTCTTTGGCCTGTCGGCCGGTGAAAATGCGTCCATCAGCGAATGAACGGACATGTTCTTCAGGCAAATTCCTACCGGCCGCCACCGCTTGCACAAACTGGTTGTAGGTGTCGTCAATCAGCTCCTGCAACAACGCGCGTTCTTCTTCCGTCAGCGGACGAAACGTGGAGAGGATGTCTTTATACGGGCCAGATTTGACCACTTCGGATTCAATGCCGATTTTCTGGTAGAGCGCTCGCAGGTTGTTCGCCTTCAGAATGACACCGATGGAGCCGGTGAGCGTGCCCGGATTGGATACGATTTTGTCTGCGGCGACAGCCACATAGATGCCTCCTGAAGCCGCCACATCGCCAAGCGCTGCAACCACCGGCAAGCCGCGCCGGCGCAGGTTTTGAATCGCCTGATGAATCTCTTGCGATGTGCCGACCGTGCCGCCCGGACTGTTAATGCGCACGACCAGGGCGCGCGCCCGCAGCGGCTCGACAGCTTCCAATGCTTCCAGCACTTTGCGCCGTGACGCGCCGAACTCGCTGTCGGAGATGATCCCTTCCACCTCAACAATAGCCACCCGATTCTTTTTTCTCCACCACAAGAGCGTCATACATTCATACGACCACACGTGTCACACGACGGCTGATGCCGCAGGTGATCTCATAGGAAATGGTTCGCGCTTTTCGCGCCAGCTCAGCGGCTGTCACGCTGAGGCCATCGCGCTGACCCATCAAGACGACTTCATCGCCGAGCGCCACATCAGGCACGTCGGTCACATCAATCAACGTCAAATCCATACTGACGCGCCCGACCACCGGCGCATATCGGCCGCGAATGATCACGCGCGCTGTGTTGGAAAACGCCCGCATGTAGCCATCTTGATAACCAATCGGCAACGTGGCAATCTGGCTGGGCCGCTCGGTCACAAATGTGCCGCCATAGCCGAGCGGCGAGCCGGCTGGCACACGCTTCAGCAAGATAATTTGCGAATGCAGCGACATGACCGGTTTCAATACCAGCGCCGGCGAATACAATCCATACAATGCGCCGCCAGGCCGAACCATTGTGCCCCAGGTTTGCGGATGTCGAAACACGGCCGCGCTGTTGGCTGCATGAATCTCTCTCGGTTGATGCCCGGCTGCTCTGATCATCGCCAGCGCGTGCTCAAATCGTTCCATTTGTTGCCGCGTAAAGGCGTCCTGCCGCGGCTCATTAGCTGAGGCTAAATGGGTCAACACGCCATCCATCCTCACATGGCTGTAGCGACGAAGGTGATCCAGAAACGATGCTAACTGATCCATCGG contains:
- a CDS encoding TerB family tellurite resistance protein, with translation MPNTPFDELRRTKEEEYFRKKEQELIEKLRRRATLQAERREMAETSGITNEDVLRDLQDLGYTRETVSLWHLVPLLYVAWIDGDVTNQERERLLELARTRGIQEGSPAYQQLVDWISHRPPREFFEGTLRAIRHLLASLPSGEQEACRQDLVACATQIAEASGGLLGLTPSISKAERELIERFTTELVNHHQAAAQQVMAELS
- the alr gene encoding alanine racemase; the encoded protein is MTQPDNSTAMTQQHAPHGHRRTQPVGRPTWAEIHLDHLTHNFRVIKERVGAHTKILAAVKADAYGHDAVLVARHLETLGCDWFGVALPEEGVALRQAGVTRPILCLGGFYQGQAPLLLDFKLTPDIYSEWAIEQLDAAARARDMVASYHLKVDTGMGRLGVPMDQLASFLDHLRRYSHVRMDGVLTHLASANEPRQDAFTRQQMERFEHALAMIRAAGHQPREIHAANSAAVFRHPQTWGTMVRPGGALYGLYSPALVLKPVMSLHSQIILLKRVPAGSPLGYGGTFVTERPSQIATLPIGYQDGYMRAFSNTARVIIRGRYAPVVGRVSMDLTLIDVTDVPDVALGDEVVLMGQRDGLSVTAAELARKARTISYEITCGISRRVTRVVV
- the sppA gene encoding signal peptide peptidase SppA, with translation MTLLWWRKKNRVAIVEVEGIISDSEFGASRRKVLEALEAVEPLRARALVVRINSPGGTVGTSQEIHQAIQNLRRRGLPVVAALGDVAASGGIYVAVAADKIVSNPGTLTGSIGVILKANNLRALYQKIGIESEVVKSGPYKDILSTFRPLTEEERALLQELIDDTYNQFVQAVAAGRNLPEEHVRSFADGRIFTGRQAKELGLVDEIGGLERAVELAAELAHLVGKPRKIEVTPRRRGLFSRLFRTMDRVEMELELIRGLSGAPLWMMPM